One stretch of Thermanaerosceptrum fracticalcis DNA includes these proteins:
- a CDS encoding replication-associated recombination protein A, translating to MDLFSQVQEKTLKGKAPLAARLRPVSLDEVVGQEEILGKGKLLRRAIEADQLGSLIFYGPPGTGKTSLAYVIAQSTRSHFVKLNAVTSGVNDLRQVVKEGEERLGFYGQGTILFIDEIHRFNKAQQDALLPAVEEGKIVLIGATTENPYFSLNSALLSRSRIFRLQPLTKENIITLLRRALRDEERGLGTYRVEITPEALNHLAESARGDARLALNGLELAVLSTPPNEKGIRVIDLAVTEESIQEKAVVYDKFGDQHYDVISAFIKSMRGSDPDATLHYLARMLHAGEDPRFIARRILIHAAEDVGLADPQALVVAQAAAQGLEYVGLPEGRLILAEAALYIACAPKSNSVLIGIDKAMEDVKKGQYGQVPLHLRDAHYPGAESLGHGKGYKYPHDYPGHYVKQQHLPEEMKTVRYYRPAMTGQDRGVIHKEEAEGK from the coding sequence ATGGATCTCTTTTCACAAGTCCAGGAAAAAACGCTGAAAGGGAAGGCCCCCTTAGCTGCCCGCTTGCGGCCCGTTTCTTTGGATGAAGTGGTGGGGCAGGAAGAGATCTTGGGTAAAGGAAAGCTCTTACGTAGAGCCATTGAGGCGGACCAGTTGGGTTCCCTCATTTTTTATGGCCCCCCCGGTACGGGTAAGACCAGCCTGGCCTATGTCATTGCGCAAAGTACCAGGTCCCATTTTGTTAAATTAAATGCAGTAACCTCCGGTGTCAATGACCTCAGGCAGGTGGTAAAAGAAGGGGAAGAACGTTTGGGCTTTTATGGCCAGGGAACCATTCTTTTTATAGATGAAATCCACCGTTTTAACAAAGCCCAGCAGGATGCCCTCCTTCCGGCTGTTGAGGAAGGAAAAATTGTCTTAATTGGGGCGACTACGGAGAATCCTTACTTTAGTCTGAACTCGGCGCTGCTTTCCCGTTCCCGGATTTTCCGTTTACAGCCTTTAACCAAAGAAAATATCATCACCCTTTTACGAAGGGCATTACGGGATGAGGAGAGAGGACTCGGCACTTACCGGGTGGAAATCACGCCTGAAGCTTTAAATCACCTGGCAGAATCGGCCCGGGGGGACGCCAGATTAGCCCTGAATGGACTGGAACTGGCCGTACTCTCAACCCCTCCCAACGAAAAAGGTATAAGGGTCATCGACTTGGCGGTGACCGAAGAATCTATTCAGGAAAAGGCAGTGGTGTATGATAAATTTGGTGACCAGCATTATGATGTGATTTCTGCCTTTATTAAGAGCATGCGCGGGTCCGACCCCGATGCCACCCTCCATTATTTGGCTCGTATGCTCCATGCCGGCGAGGATCCCCGTTTTATCGCGCGCAGGATCTTAATTCATGCCGCCGAAGATGTGGGCCTGGCTGACCCGCAAGCCCTGGTTGTAGCCCAGGCCGCTGCCCAGGGTTTAGAATATGTGGGTTTACCGGAAGGGAGACTTATCCTGGCTGAGGCCGCCCTCTATATTGCCTGTGCCCCTAAAAGCAATTCCGTGCTCATTGGTATTGATAAGGCTATGGAGGATGTGAAAAAAGGACAATACGGGCAGGTTCCTTTACATTTAAGGGATGCTCACTATCCTGGGGCGGAAAGCCTGGGACATGGGAAAGGCTACAAATATCCCCATGATTATCCGGGGCATTATGTAAAACAGCAGCATTTGCCGGAGGAAATGAAGACAGTTCGCTACTACCGGCCAGCTATGACTGGGCAGGACAGGGGCGTAATACATAAAGAGGAAGCGGAGGGAAAATAA
- a CDS encoding tRNA threonylcarbamoyladenosine dehydratase, which yields MLHKFSRTEILIGKEALQKLNQSKVEVFGVGGVGSYTVEALARAGIGHLVLVDFDDICLTNVNRQLPALHSTVGRAKVEVLRERILDINPEAKVTVHREFVSPGSVDRLVEKDCDYLVDAIDTVTGKIVILEKAFSLGIPVVSAMGAGNKLDPTKLKVADISETHTCPLARVMRKELKKRGITTGLKVVYSPEAPRKPNQEKAGCSQYCICPGGEAHCAAKRQIPGSISFVPSVAGLFLAAQVVNDLIKDFI from the coding sequence TTGCTGCATAAATTTTCCCGTACAGAAATTTTGATTGGCAAAGAGGCCCTACAGAAATTAAATCAAAGCAAAGTAGAAGTTTTTGGCGTGGGCGGGGTCGGTTCTTACACCGTTGAGGCCCTGGCCCGTGCGGGTATTGGGCATTTAGTGCTGGTGGATTTTGATGATATCTGCCTGACCAATGTGAACAGGCAGCTGCCAGCCCTTCACTCTACGGTGGGGAGGGCCAAGGTTGAAGTGTTGCGGGAACGTATTTTGGATATTAATCCAGAAGCAAAAGTCACTGTGCATCGGGAATTTGTGTCTCCGGGAAGTGTAGACAGGCTTGTGGAAAAGGATTGTGATTATCTGGTTGACGCTATCGATACAGTAACAGGGAAAATTGTGATCCTTGAGAAAGCCTTTAGTTTAGGCATTCCCGTTGTCTCGGCCATGGGCGCCGGCAATAAGCTTGACCCTACGAAACTAAAGGTAGCGGATATCAGTGAAACCCACACTTGCCCCCTGGCCCGGGTGATGCGCAAGGAGTTAAAAAAGAGGGGTATCACCACGGGACTTAAGGTCGTCTATTCTCCGGAAGCTCCCCGTAAACCTAACCAGGAAAAAGCCGGCTGCAGCCAGTACTGTATCTGTCCGGGGGGAGAGGCTCACTGTGCCGCAAAAAGGCAAATTCCCGGGAGCATTTCCTTTGTTCCTTCGGTAGCGGGATTGTTCCTTGCTGCCCAGGTTGTCAATGATCTCATCAAGGATTTTATATAG
- a CDS encoding AI-2E family transporter translates to MNYKILRIPGTLLVLLLLFWFLWSVRAILTPFFIGFIIAYILDPFVDILEQSRIPRAWAIIFIYFFFMGAFLLIIFYALPIILVDLNKLIEVVPEYTRFIQDTIREIQKEYSRVPIPDSIRQVTDETIVRGESLVISLIQGLVQGIIHFFSQSFNFILAPILSFYILKEFNNLGKYALMFIPVRFRAEAAQIASEINLVLRKFIRGNLLVAFLVAILTTLGMYLIGMDFPVLLGIVVGVTNFIPYFGAIIGTIPAFLLALIKSKWLALYVLGVMFLVQQIEGNIISPKVLGDCVGLHPLVIIFALLAGGQLWGLAGLVVAIPLAAISKILLKHIFVRLF, encoded by the coding sequence ATGAATTATAAAATTTTACGTATTCCTGGTACATTACTGGTCTTATTACTGCTCTTTTGGTTTCTTTGGTCTGTAAGGGCCATTTTAACGCCTTTTTTTATCGGATTTATCATTGCTTATATTTTGGACCCCTTTGTGGATATTTTAGAACAAAGCAGAATACCCCGTGCTTGGGCCATCATTTTCATTTATTTTTTCTTTATGGGCGCTTTCCTCCTGATAATTTTTTATGCCTTGCCCATTATCCTGGTTGACCTTAATAAACTCATCGAGGTTGTCCCCGAGTATACCCGGTTTATACAGGATACAATAAGGGAAATACAAAAAGAGTACAGTCGTGTTCCTATCCCGGACAGCATCAGACAGGTGACCGATGAAACCATTGTCCGTGGGGAAAGCCTGGTTATCTCCCTGATACAGGGGCTGGTCCAGGGGATTATCCATTTTTTTTCCCAGAGTTTTAATTTTATCCTTGCACCCATTCTTAGTTTTTACATTCTCAAAGAATTTAACAATTTAGGTAAATATGCTTTGATGTTCATTCCCGTGCGTTTCCGGGCGGAAGCAGCCCAGATTGCCAGCGAAATTAACCTGGTCTTACGTAAATTTATCCGAGGGAACCTTCTGGTGGCCTTCCTGGTGGCCATCCTCACCACTCTGGGCATGTATTTGATCGGTATGGATTTTCCCGTACTTTTGGGTATTGTGGTGGGAGTAACGAATTTCATCCCTTATTTCGGGGCTATTATCGGCACCATACCTGCCTTCTTACTGGCCCTCATCAAATCCAAATGGCTGGCTCTTTATGTCCTGGGTGTGATGTTTTTAGTTCAGCAGATTGAGGGGAATATTATCTCGCCGAAAGTACTGGGTGATTGCGTAGGACTGCACCCCCTTGTCATTATTTTTGCCTTGCTGGCAGGCGGACAATTATGGGGATTGGCTGGTTTAGTGGTGGCCATACCCCTGGCCGCCATAAGCAAGATTCTTCTTAAACATATCTTTGTTCGTCTTTTTTGA
- the aspS gene encoding aspartate--tRNA ligase — MSESIQSLKRSHYCGHLNKTHIGQKVTLMGWVNKRRDHGGVIFIDLRDREGIVQVVFNPEIGVELFGKAESVRNEYVLAVVGNVVPRPEGTVNPSLATGEIDVLVKDFRILNPAKTPPFYIADEVLVDETIRLKYRYLDLRRPEMQQALILRHKTVKAIRDYFSDHGFIEVETPMLTKSTPEGARDYLVPSRIHKGEFYALPQSPQIFKQLLMVSGLDKYFQVVRCFRDEDLRADRQPEFTQLDVEMSFVQRDDVLTIMEEMIAFIFQKTLGMEIKTPLPRLTYAEAMDRFGVDKPDMRFGLELVNVGEEVKNVEFKVFSQVLQNGGQVKGINAKGCAHYSRKDLDDLTKFVGIYGAKGLAYILLTEEGVKSPIAKFFKEEELAAIINKMQGEPGDLLLFVADEPAVVAASLGHLRLELARRLNLINPDEYNFLWVVDFPLLEYDKEEGRYVAMHHPFTSPVEEDIPLMETDPGKVRAQAYDMVLNGIEIGGGSIRIHRRAIQELMFKTLGFSKEEAQDKFGFLLDAFEYGVPPHGGIAFGIDRLIMLMAKKNTIRDVIAFPKTQSAMDLMTQAPSPVSPKQLKELHIKVNIPEKNSLNQG, encoded by the coding sequence ATGAGCGAATCGATTCAAAGTTTAAAACGCAGTCATTACTGCGGTCATCTCAATAAAACCCATATCGGCCAGAAAGTGACCCTCATGGGCTGGGTTAACAAACGGCGGGATCATGGGGGAGTTATTTTTATTGATTTAAGGGACAGGGAAGGTATCGTTCAGGTAGTTTTTAACCCTGAAATAGGCGTGGAATTATTTGGTAAGGCGGAGAGTGTCCGTAACGAATATGTTCTGGCCGTGGTAGGAAACGTCGTTCCCCGCCCGGAAGGAACTGTCAACCCCAGTCTTGCCACAGGTGAAATTGATGTGCTGGTCAAGGATTTCCGCATCCTGAACCCTGCCAAAACGCCACCTTTCTATATTGCCGATGAGGTTCTTGTTGATGAGACTATCCGCCTCAAGTACCGCTATTTGGACCTGCGCCGTCCAGAAATGCAGCAAGCCTTAATTTTACGGCATAAGACAGTAAAAGCCATCCGTGATTATTTTTCCGACCACGGTTTCATTGAGGTAGAAACACCCATGTTAACCAAAAGCACCCCGGAGGGTGCCCGGGACTATTTAGTGCCCAGCCGTATCCATAAGGGTGAATTTTATGCTTTACCCCAGTCTCCCCAAATTTTTAAGCAGCTTTTGATGGTCTCCGGTTTGGATAAATATTTCCAGGTTGTCCGTTGTTTCCGTGACGAAGATTTGCGGGCAGACAGGCAGCCTGAATTTACCCAGCTTGACGTGGAAATGTCCTTTGTCCAGCGGGATGATGTGCTGACCATCATGGAGGAAATGATTGCCTTCATATTCCAAAAAACCCTGGGAATGGAAATAAAAACACCTTTACCGCGGCTTACTTACGCGGAAGCCATGGACCGTTTCGGCGTAGACAAGCCCGATATGCGGTTTGGCCTGGAACTGGTCAATGTGGGAGAAGAAGTGAAGAATGTGGAATTTAAAGTATTCTCCCAGGTTTTACAAAACGGTGGTCAGGTGAAAGGCATTAATGCCAAAGGGTGTGCCCATTATTCCCGCAAAGATCTTGACGACTTGACGAAATTTGTCGGCATCTACGGAGCCAAAGGACTTGCCTATATCTTATTAACTGAGGAAGGGGTTAAATCTCCTATTGCCAAGTTCTTTAAGGAGGAGGAATTGGCTGCCATTATTAATAAAATGCAGGGTGAACCAGGGGATTTGCTGCTCTTTGTTGCCGATGAACCGGCAGTTGTTGCTGCTTCCCTGGGGCATCTCAGATTAGAACTGGCTAGAAGATTAAATCTCATCAATCCAGACGAGTATAATTTCCTGTGGGTGGTAGATTTCCCCCTCTTAGAGTACGACAAAGAGGAAGGCCGTTATGTGGCCATGCACCATCCCTTTACTTCTCCGGTAGAGGAGGATATTCCCCTCATGGAAACAGACCCGGGGAAAGTCAGGGCCCAAGCCTATGATATGGTCTTAAACGGTATTGAAATAGGCGGCGGCAGTATCCGGATCCACCGCAGGGCAATCCAGGAACTGATGTTTAAAACACTAGGTTTTTCCAAGGAGGAAGCCCAGGATAAATTCGGTTTCCTTTTAGACGCTTTTGAATACGGTGTACCTCCTCATGGCGGTATAGCTTTTGGCATTGACCGCCTGATCATGTTGATGGCCAAAAAGAATACTATTCGTGATGTGATTGCTTTCCCAAAAACCCAGAGTGCCATGGATTTAATGACACAGGCTCCGTCACCGGTGTCACCCAAACAGTTAAAAGAGCTGCATATTAAAGTGAATATCCCGGAAAAAAACAGTCTTAACCAGGGATAA
- the mnmA gene encoding tRNA 2-thiouridine(34) synthase MnmA, whose amino-acid sequence MPGKKRVIVAMSGGVDSSVAAALLKEQGYEVIGVTMQIWQAGKEDEKAGGCCSLSAVNDARRVADKLGIPYYVMNFRSLFEEKVINYFTDEYMKGRTPNPCIACNRYVKFEAFLHKAKGLEADFIATGHYARINYDEERRRYLLRKAVDDHKDQTYALYSMTQDQLAQTLFPLGEYTKPQIRQKAAEIGLLVANKPDSQEICFVSDNNYKNFLMERVAPEEIKPGPFLNTKGERIGTHQGLPFYTVGQRKGLGLALGYPAYVLALDTKRNAVIIGTDEDVYQKALLARDNNFIAIGELKNPLEVEAKIRYGAEPAPAVISLQPDGRVLVEFKEAQRAITPGQAVVYYQGDLVVGGGTIDEVVFAAS is encoded by the coding sequence ATGCCAGGGAAGAAACGGGTAATTGTAGCTATGAGCGGTGGTGTTGACAGCTCCGTGGCGGCTGCTTTGTTAAAAGAGCAGGGCTATGAGGTTATCGGTGTGACCATGCAGATCTGGCAGGCAGGTAAAGAAGATGAGAAGGCAGGAGGGTGTTGTTCCCTTTCGGCTGTCAACGACGCCAGGCGGGTGGCCGATAAACTGGGGATTCCATACTATGTCATGAATTTTCGTAGTCTCTTTGAAGAAAAAGTGATCAATTATTTTACCGATGAATACATGAAGGGTCGTACCCCCAATCCCTGTATCGCCTGCAACCGTTATGTAAAGTTTGAGGCTTTCCTGCACAAGGCCAAAGGACTGGAAGCTGACTTTATCGCTACCGGTCATTATGCCAGGATAAATTATGATGAAGAGCGGAGGCGTTATCTTTTAAGAAAAGCCGTAGATGACCATAAAGATCAGACTTATGCCTTGTACAGCATGACCCAGGACCAGCTGGCCCAAACACTATTCCCCCTGGGTGAATACACCAAACCCCAAATCAGGCAAAAAGCAGCAGAAATAGGCTTGCTGGTGGCCAATAAGCCTGACAGCCAGGAAATATGCTTTGTCAGTGATAATAATTATAAAAACTTTCTCATGGAAAGGGTTGCACCGGAGGAGATTAAACCCGGGCCTTTTCTCAATACTAAAGGTGAGAGGATAGGAACGCACCAGGGTTTACCTTTTTATACCGTAGGACAGCGCAAGGGCCTGGGACTGGCCCTGGGCTATCCTGCTTATGTTCTGGCCCTGGACACCAAAAGAAATGCAGTAATTATCGGGACTGACGAAGATGTTTATCAGAAGGCCCTTTTAGCCAGGGATAACAACTTTATTGCCATAGGTGAACTAAAGAATCCCCTGGAAGTTGAGGCTAAGATCCGGTATGGGGCGGAGCCGGCCCCCGCTGTCATCTCTCTACAGCCTGACGGAAGAGTGCTGGTAGAGTTTAAGGAAGCACAGAGGGCCATTACCCCGGGTCAGGCCGTTGTTTATTACCAGGGTGATCTGGTTGTGGGCGGGGGAACAATCGATGAGGTGGTCTTCGCTGCAAGCTAA
- the trxA gene encoding thioredoxin: MASDKVIQLTDSNFKNEVLDSTQPVLVDFWAAWCGPCKMIAPIIDEVAADYQGKVKIGKLNVDENSKTASEYGIMSIPTMVIFKNGKEVNRLVGFMPKAQLAKVLDQAL, encoded by the coding sequence ATGGCCAGTGATAAAGTTATTCAACTGACTGATAGCAATTTTAAGAATGAGGTCCTGGATTCCACACAACCTGTGTTAGTGGATTTCTGGGCAGCCTGGTGTGGACCCTGTAAGATGATTGCCCCTATAATCGATGAGGTAGCCGCCGATTATCAGGGAAAAGTTAAAATAGGGAAGCTTAATGTAGATGAAAACAGCAAGACTGCTTCGGAATACGGGATTATGAGTATTCCCACCATGGTCATCTTTAAAAACGGTAAAGAAGTCAATCGCTTAGTTGGGTTTATGCCTAAAGCCCAGTTGGCCAAGGTATTGGACCAGGCTTTATAA
- a CDS encoding YtxH domain-containing protein produces MRRGFINGLLVGGILGTLVGLFTSPQMKPTPEKYLMGRTKKIGRRAGKIISEMTHDFRRIMKK; encoded by the coding sequence GTGCGGCGGGGCTTTATCAATGGTCTTCTAGTCGGAGGAATACTTGGAACCTTAGTCGGACTCTTTACTAGCCCCCAAATGAAACCAACCCCGGAAAAATATCTCATGGGGAGAACTAAGAAAATAGGCCGCCGGGCTGGGAAAATTATCTCTGAGATGACGCATGATTTCAGACGTATCATGAAAAAATAG
- the nifU gene encoding Fe-S cluster assembly scaffold protein NifU: MYSEKVMEHFTNPRNVGEIENASGVGELGNAACGDIMRISILVEDDIIKDVKFKTFGCGAAIATSSMVTEMVKGKTIDEALSITNKAVAEALGGLPPAKMHCSNLAADALHRAIEDYRAKHAG; this comes from the coding sequence ATGTACTCTGAAAAAGTAATGGAACATTTCACTAATCCCCGCAACGTTGGGGAAATCGAAAACGCCAGCGGTGTCGGTGAACTGGGTAATGCCGCCTGTGGCGATATTATGAGAATTTCCATCTTAGTAGAAGATGATATTATTAAAGACGTAAAATTTAAAACCTTTGGCTGTGGTGCTGCCATTGCCACCAGCAGCATGGTTACGGAAATGGTAAAGGGTAAAACCATCGACGAGGCCCTGTCCATCACCAACAAAGCTGTGGCAGAGGCCCTGGGAGGACTGCCCCCAGCCAAAATGCACTGTTCAAACCTGGCCGCCGATGCCCTTCATAGAGCCATCGAAGATTACAGGGCTAAACACGCAGGATGA
- a CDS encoding RrF2 family transcriptional regulator → MKLSTKGRYGVKAMFDLAEHFGDGPIALKGIAERQGISEHYLEQLMAVLRKAGLVKSVRGAQGGYILAREPENITVGEIIRVLEGPLAPTECVSEEDPEMCKNAPTCITRTIWQKMRESLAEVVDSITLADMVRDAEKLKGQENLMYYI, encoded by the coding sequence GTGAAGCTATCCACCAAAGGACGTTACGGTGTCAAAGCTATGTTTGACCTTGCTGAACATTTTGGAGACGGTCCTATTGCCTTAAAAGGGATAGCGGAGAGACAGGGGATTTCCGAACATTACCTGGAACAGCTGATGGCAGTCTTAAGAAAAGCGGGTCTGGTTAAAAGTGTACGCGGCGCACAGGGGGGATACATACTGGCCCGCGAACCCGAGAATATTACGGTTGGTGAAATTATCCGGGTTCTGGAAGGGCCTCTGGCTCCCACCGAATGTGTCAGCGAAGAAGACCCGGAGATGTGTAAGAATGCTCCCACCTGTATCACCCGTACGATTTGGCAGAAGATGCGCGAAAGCCTGGCGGAGGTAGTGGATTCTATTACCCTGGCTGACATGGTGCGAGACGCCGAAAAGCTGAAAGGGCAGGAAAATTTAATGTATTATATCTAA
- the ltaE gene encoding low-specificity L-threonine aldolase, which produces MRTVDLRSDTVTVPTPEMREAMYQAEVGDDVYGEDPTVNRLEELAAAKLGFAAGLFVASGTMGNLVALLTHTQKGDEVLLEAESHIYYYEVGGMAALAGVQPCTIRGVRGKLTAELIKNHLRPANIHFPNPSLLCLENTHNRGGGSVTTPQEMEKIVQFARESGLHIHVDGARIFNAAVACGCDVKELVKGVDSVQFCLSKGLGAPMGSVLVGSREFIAKARKWRKMVGGGFRQIGLMAAAGIVALEKMVDRLAEDHEKAQKLAAGIAEIPYLNINAEDVETNIVVAHLKPGVMTVSEFIGRLNENGVKANGYGAERIRFVTHKDVNNDDIDYALRVMSKLAQRVMF; this is translated from the coding sequence ATGAGAACAGTTGATTTAAGAAGTGATACAGTAACTGTTCCTACTCCGGAAATGAGAGAGGCCATGTACCAGGCCGAAGTAGGCGACGATGTCTACGGTGAGGACCCTACTGTAAACAGGTTAGAGGAACTGGCGGCGGCCAAACTGGGCTTTGCAGCGGGGCTTTTTGTAGCCAGCGGTACCATGGGTAACCTGGTTGCTCTTTTGACCCATACCCAGAAAGGGGATGAGGTCCTGCTGGAAGCTGAGAGCCATATATACTACTATGAAGTGGGGGGTATGGCGGCTTTAGCCGGTGTCCAGCCCTGTACCATCCGCGGTGTGAGGGGTAAATTAACAGCGGAGCTGATTAAGAATCACCTGCGCCCTGCCAATATTCATTTCCCCAATCCCAGCCTGCTGTGCCTGGAAAATACCCACAACCGGGGCGGCGGCAGTGTCACGACACCCCAGGAAATGGAGAAAATTGTACAATTTGCTCGCGAAAGTGGCCTTCATATCCATGTGGACGGGGCCAGAATTTTCAACGCAGCCGTGGCCTGCGGATGTGATGTCAAAGAACTGGTAAAAGGGGTAGACTCTGTCCAGTTTTGCCTGTCTAAAGGGCTGGGCGCTCCCATGGGTTCCGTCCTGGTGGGTTCCCGGGAATTTATTGCTAAAGCCCGTAAATGGCGGAAAATGGTAGGGGGCGGTTTCCGGCAAATCGGGCTTATGGCCGCCGCCGGCATTGTTGCCCTGGAAAAAATGGTGGACCGCCTGGCAGAAGATCACGAAAAGGCCCAAAAATTAGCAGCAGGGATAGCGGAGATACCCTACCTCAACATCAATGCAGAGGACGTGGAAACCAATATTGTAGTAGCTCATCTTAAGCCGGGTGTAATGACGGTAAGCGAATTTATCGGCAGATTAAATGAAAATGGTGTGAAAGCCAACGGCTATGGGGCTGAGAGAATTCGTTTTGTTACCCATAAAGATGTCAATAATGATGATATAGACTACGCCTTGCGTGTGATGTCTAAACTAGCCCAAAGGGTGATGTTTTGA
- a CDS encoding PRC-barrel domain-containing protein translates to MKKGRELKNLPVIEISSGQLLGYVREIEVKENSRLSGLYVTSLSNEICYVPWENIVSIGRDAIFIKSKEDNQKVESVPVEKTAYCGSWVMTISGKNLGTIEDIVIEECNGSVVGYEISDGYLKDFLMGRSVIAQADVVTYGDDVFIVAD, encoded by the coding sequence ATGAAAAAGGGACGTGAACTGAAAAATCTTCCCGTGATCGAGATCAGTTCGGGACAGTTACTGGGTTATGTAAGGGAAATAGAGGTTAAGGAAAACAGCAGGCTCTCCGGGCTTTATGTTACATCATTAAGTAATGAGATATGTTACGTCCCGTGGGAAAACATTGTCAGCATAGGGAGAGATGCTATTTTTATCAAAAGTAAAGAAGACAACCAGAAGGTAGAAAGCGTCCCCGTGGAAAAAACTGCTTACTGCGGTTCCTGGGTCATGACCATCAGCGGAAAGAACCTGGGAACTATAGAAGACATTGTCATCGAAGAATGTAACGGTAGTGTGGTCGGTTATGAAATATCTGACGGTTACCTGAAAGATTTCTTAATGGGAAGGTCTGTCATAGCCCAGGCCGATGTAGTAACCTATGGCGACGATGTTTTTATTGTGGCAGATTAA
- a CDS encoding metal-sensitive transcriptional regulator, giving the protein MEDHKAQIENIKRRLNRIEGQLKGIQRMIDNDACCVDILVQISAVRAAISKVGVLIMESHVKKCLHQAIQEENSEETLDELMTIMSNFIK; this is encoded by the coding sequence GTGGAGGACCATAAGGCTCAAATAGAAAATATAAAAAGAAGGCTTAACCGCATTGAAGGACAGCTTAAGGGAATCCAGCGCATGATTGACAATGATGCCTGCTGTGTCGACATTCTCGTACAAATCTCTGCTGTGAGAGCAGCTATATCCAAAGTTGGTGTTTTAATCATGGAAAGTCACGTGAAAAAATGTTTACATCAAGCCATTCAGGAAGAAAACAGCGAAGAAACCCTGGATGAATTGATGACCATAATGAGCAATTTTATTAAATAG
- the nifS gene encoding cysteine desulfurase NifS has translation MRRVYLDHSATTPVRPEVAQIVLEYMTNKFGNPSSVHVYGREAKQGLEKAREQVAKLINAKPEEIIFTSGGTEADNLAITGIAQTYANKGKHIITSAVEHHAVLDTCKNLEKLGYTVTVLPVDEYGIIKLEDLKKAITKETILITIMHANNEVGSIQPVAEIGKIAKENGVIFHTDAVQSLGKIPVDVDKMNIDLLSGSGHKIYAPKGIGFLYIRRGVGLKPLTFGGGQERRRRPGTENLPGIVGLGLAAELAGKEMETEMPRIAKLRDRLIAGIMERIPHVRLNGHPQERVPNNVNVSFEFVEGESLLLSLDMKGIAASSGSACTSGSLDPSHVLMAMGICHEIAHGSVRMTLGKANTEEDIDYVLEVLPPIVERLRLMSPLYQQQRKECQACTLKK, from the coding sequence TTGCGTAGAGTTTACCTGGACCACAGTGCAACTACTCCTGTAAGACCGGAAGTTGCGCAAATTGTACTGGAATATATGACCAATAAGTTTGGCAATCCTTCCAGCGTCCATGTTTATGGCCGTGAGGCCAAACAAGGTTTGGAAAAAGCCAGAGAGCAGGTAGCGAAACTGATTAATGCCAAGCCGGAGGAAATTATTTTTACCAGTGGTGGTACGGAAGCCGATAATTTAGCCATTACCGGTATTGCCCAAACCTATGCCAACAAAGGAAAGCATATTATCACCTCGGCGGTGGAACATCATGCCGTACTGGATACATGTAAGAATTTAGAGAAACTGGGCTATACCGTTACCGTACTTCCTGTTGATGAGTATGGGATTATTAAACTGGAAGATTTAAAAAAGGCCATAACCAAAGAAACTATTCTCATTACCATTATGCATGCCAACAATGAAGTAGGTTCCATCCAACCCGTTGCAGAAATCGGAAAAATAGCCAAAGAAAATGGAGTTATCTTCCATACCGATGCCGTACAGTCTCTGGGCAAGATTCCGGTGGATGTGGATAAGATGAATATTGACCTCCTTTCGGGATCCGGGCATAAAATCTATGCGCCCAAAGGTATTGGTTTCCTCTACATTCGCCGGGGGGTTGGGCTTAAACCATTGACCTTTGGTGGTGGACAGGAGAGAAGACGGCGCCCCGGTACGGAGAATTTGCCAGGTATTGTGGGTCTGGGCCTGGCGGCCGAACTTGCCGGTAAAGAAATGGAAACGGAAATGCCCAGGATCGCCAAGTTACGTGACCGTTTGATTGCAGGAATTATGGAAAGAATCCCCCATGTCCGTCTGAATGGTCACCCCCAGGAGAGGGTTCCCAACAATGTGAATGTGAGTTTTGAATTCGTAGAGGGTGAGTCACTGCTTTTGTCCCTGGACATGAAGGGTATTGCGGCATCCAGTGGTTCTGCCTGTACCTCCGGGTCCTTAGACCCCTCTCACGTCTTGATGGCCATGGGCATCTGCCATGAAATTGCCCACGGGTCTGTCCGCATGACTTTGGGTAAGGCCAATACCGAGGAGGACATTGATTATGTCCTGGAGGTACTGCCGCCCATTGTAGAGCGTTTGCGTTTAATGTCTCCTCTTTACCAGCAGCAGCGAAAGGAGTGTCAAGCATGTACTCTGAAAAAGTAA